CCTTGTCTAAAGAAGAAGACAGGTCGCTGCAACTTCAAGTTTTGCTAGATGTTTTTTCCGAAAAGGAAGCCAATAAAAAATTGTTGGATGAGAAAAAACCGAATCTGAAGTTGGTGAGAGGGTCAAAATCCTGATGATATTACGTATTGCCACTAGAGAAAGTAGACTAGCTCTTTGGCAAGCGAACTGGATTCGAGAAAAGATTCTAGCAGAATTCCCTGAGCTGGATGTCCAACTAGTTCCAATGAAAACTGAGGGAGATCAGAGGCTTGATCGTTCACTTGCCGATATTGGGGGCAAGGGACTTTTCATCAAGGAACTGGAACAAGCTCTTTTAGATCATCGTGCAGATCTTGCCGTCCACAGCATGAAAGATTTAACTACGGAGTTCCCACCGTCCCTGGAACTTTCAGTGATTACAGAGAGGGATGACCCAAATGATGCGCTGGTTTCCAATAAGTTTACTAACATCAATGAGCTGCCAGATGGGGCCGTGATGGGCACGAGTTCATTGAGAAGAAAGTCTCAATTGCGCCATTTTTACCCAAATCTAAAGATCAAGAATTTACGGGGAAATTTGGATACGCGACTGAGAAAGCTAGATGATGGAGAATATGACGCAATTATTCTTGCTGTCGCGGGATTAAAGCGATTAGGCCTCAAAGAAAGAATCGCTCAAGTAATCCCTCACTCTGTAATGCTTCCGGCTATTGCTCAGGGAGCTATTGGAATAGAAACGCGTTCAGGCGACCAAGATACGCTTCAATGGATAAAGCCATTGAGGCATACAAAAACGGAGAGAGAATTGATCTGTGAACGCACGGTCCTCTCTGGCTTAAGCGGTAATTGCCATGTTCCCATTTCAGGATTTTGCGTTGAAAAGCAAGGAGAACTCCATCTTGAGGCAAGAATTGGAGATCCTGATGGCAGGGAATTGCTAGTGGCTCAGGGGGCTGGATTACTCGAAGAACCAGAGAAACTTGGTAAGGAGGTAACTAATCAATTAATCACACAGGGAGCTGAAAAGATACTTGAATTATTTAGAAGTTAACAGTGGACCTGCCTCTCAACATATCTGCCCTTCAAGACTTTACCCTCCAAAATTTTTCCAAAAAAAAATGTCTTTCTGATGAAGGTACCTCTCTGACGTTCGAAGAATTTTGGAACATCGTTGGTATCAAAAGTAAAGAGTTTCATCAGCAAAGCTCCAAAGCCCCAATCGCAATATTCACTGAAAATTCAATCGCCACTCTCATCGATTTCTTTGCAATTTGGAAAGCAGGTGGAGTCGTTGTTCCACTGAATCCAAAACTTTCCCATTCTCAGAAAGAAAAAATTTTAGAGCAAATTCGTCCATTGAGAGCAATTGAATCCATGGAAAATCAGGCAAACAGGTTTCTCAAACCTGTTTGCCTCCCTAACGAGGTAGATCTTTTAACAGCTACTTCTGGCACTACAGGATTCCCAAAGTTGGTTGCTCTCTCTATTGCCAATTTTATTTGGAGTGCTAAAGGATCGTCTGAAAATATTCCGGTTGATCCAAATGACAACTGGTTGATCAGCCTACCCTTATTTCATGTGGGGGGGATGTCCATTATTTTCAGAACCATGCTTGCAGGCGGAACTGCAATCATTTCTCCTAAGCTCCTAAATGCCGATTTTATTGATCAGAATAGAATTACACATTTTTCGTTAGTAGCTACTCAACTTGCTCGCTTTATTCAAACTGAAGTTCCTTTAAATAAAGAGACGAAAGCGATCCTCTTAGGTGGATCGAAAATACCCCAGGTCCTGATTCAAAAATCCATTGAGTTAAATCTACCGATTCATACGAGTTATGGCTGCTCAGAAATGGCTTCTCAGGTTTGTACGACATCTAAAGGTGCAACAATGCGTGAACTGATGACAGCGGGGAAGGTATTGGCCGGCCGTCAGGTGAAAATTGACCAAGATGGGAGGATTCAACTCAATGGAAAAACAAAGTTCCTTGGATATTGGCATAATCACGAACTACTGAAGCCTTTTGATGAAGAAGGGTGGTTTACCACCAATGATCTAGGCAAGTTTGACAAGAATAGATTGTTGAAAGTAATTGGGAGGTTAGATCGAATGTTTATTTCAGGTGGGGAGAATATTCACCCTGAACAAATTGAGCAGGCTTTAATTAATATCGTGGGCATCACGAATGCCCTAGTTATTGATATGCCCAGTGAAACTTATGGATCCCGTCCGGTGGCTTTTTTGCAAGGACAGAAGAATTACAGTGATCCAGATCTTAGAAAGCTACTTAGTGAAAATCTGATGCCTTTCGAGATTCCAGATGTTTTTCTTGATTGGCCCTCTCAGGAATTTTCTCTAAAGCCTTGTCTAGACCAGTTCCGGCGAATTGCCCAAAAAAGAATCTCCATATGCAACTGAAATGCTGAGAAAAAAATTATTTTCTTCAATCTTGTTTATTCTTTTACCTTTCACAATCTGGTCTTTAGAAAGGACTAGCCGGCCTGTTCAGTTACAACTAGTCAATTTTAGTGGAGTGGCATTGGGATATCACGTTTCAGATTCGATTTTTCTTGGATACACCTATGTCTCTTCAATGGATCTGACATTGGAACCTCAGAACCCAAGCACTCTTTACGGTCAAGACTACGTTGAAAAGGTGGATGTAGAAGAGAAGCAGGATCAAGCTCTTGAGTTGCGGATTAGTCCCTTTGATAACGGGCTTTATTTTTCTATTGGTGCTCTTTCAACTGGAAGCAAATTTCAAGAGGTCACCTTCGAAAAAAGAAATCGTGTACTGCCTAACGATACTCAACTATCCGACACCAAAATTACTGTTCAAACTGAAGTAAATTCTTGGAGTGGAGTAGGCATTGGATTAGGATATACTGCTATTTGGGATTTTGGTCTTTCGATTGGGCTTGGGCTAATCTTTTCCCCAGTTCAGATAGAACCCGAAATAGTAGTGACAACAGACAATTCAAACGTGTCAGATGCAGATAAACAATCGTTGATAGAGCGAGTTGAAAAAGACTTTGGGAAGCCGAATCCATCTCTCGGTTATTTAGCTATTGGATACAGCTTTTAGGGATTAGCCATGAAGTTATCTCTATTTTTCTTTTTAAGTTTTTTTGTGCTATTTGGGTGTACTCGATCGGATAACTTGCGAATTCGGGCATTGGCTCCCCTGCAAGAGCAATCCAGCGCTGATAATCTTGTGTCCTCTGAAAACAGTGGTGGGGCGATTACGTCGTCCGGGATTAGAACAACGGGTAGATCCTATTCTGTGATTTTCAGTGGGCTTTCAGTCGGAATTACAGAGGTCAGCACAGACAATTCTATTCGGAGCAAGGTAGGCAATGATATAATTTTGAATGAGTTTTTCACAACCAATGCAAAATACAATGAACTCGGGGTAATGTTTGGTGATGAACTTACATTAACGTTGGGAGTTGGTGGGCTTGTATCTGGTTCTGCAGAAGTAAAACTGGATTATGGATCATCACTGAATGCAGCAGTGAATGAAGAAATTCTCAGATCAACAAGTCCATCAGGAAATTCTGCTTTTTTTACTTTTGGCTATGATCTGCAACCCTTCGAAATACTCGCAGGTTGGCGTTGGAATAACTTTAAAGCCAGTTTAAACTCCTCCAACACAAGTCTCGAAACTCTTTCAAATGGAGGAAGTTTAAGTTACCCATCAAAATCTTTCTCTAGACAGACTACCCAAGTAACGGCTGGTTTAGGCATATCTTTCTAA
The sequence above is drawn from the SAR324 cluster bacterium genome and encodes:
- the menE gene encoding o-succinylbenzoate--CoA ligase — its product is MDLPLNISALQDFTLQNFSKKKCLSDEGTSLTFEEFWNIVGIKSKEFHQQSSKAPIAIFTENSIATLIDFFAIWKAGGVVVPLNPKLSHSQKEKILEQIRPLRAIESMENQANRFLKPVCLPNEVDLLTATSGTTGFPKLVALSIANFIWSAKGSSENIPVDPNDNWLISLPLFHVGGMSIIFRTMLAGGTAIISPKLLNADFIDQNRITHFSLVATQLARFIQTEVPLNKETKAILLGGSKIPQVLIQKSIELNLPIHTSYGCSEMASQVCTTSKGATMRELMTAGKVLAGRQVKIDQDGRIQLNGKTKFLGYWHNHELLKPFDEEGWFTTNDLGKFDKNRLLKVIGRLDRMFISGGENIHPEQIEQALINIVGITNALVIDMPSETYGSRPVAFLQGQKNYSDPDLRKLLSENLMPFEIPDVFLDWPSQEFSLKPCLDQFRRIAQKRISICN
- the hemC gene encoding hydroxymethylbilane synthase, with the protein product MLMILRIATRESRLALWQANWIREKILAEFPELDVQLVPMKTEGDQRLDRSLADIGGKGLFIKELEQALLDHRADLAVHSMKDLTTEFPPSLELSVITERDDPNDALVSNKFTNINELPDGAVMGTSSLRRKSQLRHFYPNLKIKNLRGNLDTRLRKLDDGEYDAIILAVAGLKRLGLKERIAQVIPHSVMLPAIAQGAIGIETRSGDQDTLQWIKPLRHTKTERELICERTVLSGLSGNCHVPISGFCVEKQGELHLEARIGDPDGRELLVAQGAGLLEEPEKLGKEVTNQLITQGAEKILELFRS